ATTTTGCATGTGGTTCAGGAGCCTTCAGGACAGCTAAATGCAAAAATTGACTGCATTGAGCAAGGACTGAGCGGCATGCCTATTGATACAATTGTTATGCAGGCTCAATCGGTAAAGTTTGAGTTAAAAAAACTAAAGGCATCTTTTGAAGGTTCTTTTAATGGTGACAGAACAGAAATTTCTGGTATTTTTTCACAAATGGATCAGAAGTTTCCTTTGGTATTCAAGCAAGGGATAAAATCTGTAGAAGCTTTAAAACGTCCACAGGAGCCAAAACCTCCATATCCTTACATTGAAGAAGAAGTGAGCTATGAAAATAAAGTAGCAGGAATAACTTTATCGGGAACTTTGACTTTGCCATGTTCTAAAAGAACTTTTCCTGTAGTACTTTTGATTGCAGGATCTGGCCCCAATGATCGTGATGAAACGATACTTGGTCATAAACCTTTTTTAGTGTTAGCAGATCATCTAACCAGAAATGGTATTGCTGTACTTAGAGTAGATAAGCGCGGTGTTGGTAAATCAACAGGAAATTATGATGAAGCTACAACTGAAGACTTTTCTAGTGATGTATTAGCCGGTATTGAATACCTAAAGACTCGAAAAGAGATTAATTTCAAGCAAATTGGTTTGATAGGACATAGCGAAGGAGGAATAATTGCTCCTATGATTGCCGCAAAATCGAAAGATGTTGCTTTTATTGTGATGATGGCAGGATGTGGTGTTAATGGTGAAAAGATATTGTATGAACAGGGGCTTTTAATTCAACGAGCGCTTGGAAAATCTGAAGATGAAATAGCCAAATATAAGCAATTTCAAGAACAGATG
The sequence above is drawn from the Chlamydiota bacterium genome and encodes:
- the estD gene encoding Esterase EstD, whose translation is MKHFIYLMLTCLAGGALMANTQSNFKDTQIESDWTGQLHEGAMKLTLILHVVQEPSGQLNAKIDCIEQGLSGMPIDTIVMQAQSVKFELKKLKASFEGSFNGDRTEISGIFSQMDQKFPLVFKQGIKSVEALKRPQEPKPPYPYIEEEVSYENKVAGITLSGTLTLPCSKRTFPVVLLIAGSGPNDRDETILGHKPFLVLADHLTRNGIAVLRVDKRGVGKSTGNYDEATTEDFSSDVLAGIEYLKTRKEINFKQIGLIGHSEGGIIAPMIAAKSKDVAFIVMMAGCGVNGEKILYEQGLLIQRALGKSEDEIAKYKQFQEQMFSIVKQESNLEMAEAQLLEIMKNQSEDLPAAKFINSQWFRDFLIYEPTSALKLVKIPVLALNGELDLQVSPKQNLPIIKKALKEGGNKDYTIVQFPQLNHLFQTSKTGSISEYVKIEETIAPKVLNTISEWILDRTVKKEI